The sequence catcgcATCAAAATTTGAGCAGAAACCGCgctaaatccgcgaaaatcaaaaaaccttgCATACTATGTTCCAAGAGTGTAATTGGTTGGTTCAGAAGACTGGCGGTTTGGAAGGTTTCGAGACGGTAAGAAATGTTAgaatttacccgtttttataagaaatcgttaaaaatatgaagtaattaaaaaattttctgccgatttgacagctcttactgaaacaagcagcgcctctacatttcattttGGCGTCATTGtaccaattgaagaatccaaccaactcttctaCGATTGCTGCGCTgctcgagtggcgagctttgaactaagcgatggtgataattttcagattttgctttcgaaaaaatgccgggtttttatttttttcttcttatgaatcgaatactaacatacacaaaaggtgtgaaaatttggtaatatcaaattcgaagaagtgaggttgggtactgttttcatatctgggaaatTCTTTGTGTTTATGGTTGGATTTTgaaattaattgataaattatgatcaaaagatgttttactcgtctatttactcatgttttataagccaaatcaaatctgtatgtgatttGAAGATTTCAAattcagggcttgcaaattgaagcaacgaatattaacaaaagagtttcaccctgtgtgctattcacacacacactCGTATGTTATGTagacagaccctgtcagcttggagcgatctcaatcttcagttcagcaacgccatcgcacggcatcacattcaacatatcatgtcaattgtatgggtgcgcagtgctgctgttttggcgcgcacgaatttgacatttctctcccctatcttctatgtacgagattcgatgcggactcatctGAGGGCACcacgctcgcaaaaaaggatgttgccaatgatttgttcgggaaatgtgagagctggatatcttgttaatatgatgtctttggtagaattcacagcgcagcccaagcaaggagagctgcttcgttcattcattagttcatgaagatGCCCGCtagctgagacctatgcttcatcaGGTTAGCATTTAATGAAAAGTTCTTATATTCAAGACGCCTATGAGGAAACAAGATtcgtaacttttagttccgatgaatattatttaaaaaaaatgctttttgtgtttctaggatatatacacagtgtgaACTCCCGAGAAACatattgatcgttttgaaaacgggctcaaatgcaaaatttatgctatacaatgtttgaaatgtgaacAAATTTGGCCATGTGTTTCATGTGTTTACTGAGATTGAGATCACAAACAATTTACCAAGCAAagaaattggtctgctcagtagcacatactctcacgcatccagtttctctcggtctctcattcagttatgtcaagcaaagtgttcacagcgggtgtttttttttgttgcttcattcgttgaggattcacaatacaagccctgttcaaatttcatccgagattttcAATTGTATAAGACAATTtagaatcatatgtttgatgacaacacgtgaataatcatttttttacccatatttgtaatgtTTCGTCATTTAcattcgttcaaactcaagtaaattgaaaaattcgtccaattgttttctaaatacatgagatatgtcaaaagaatcaccataacgctatctcgtgatgATCACTctgattggattcttcaattggcTTCGGTTGAAGTCGGTATacacgaaaaataaaaactaccttttatttccttattttttaCTTAATTCTGAATTCTTTTGAATCTTCTCTTACATtcgctccttccattgttgtcaaaacaGAAAGAGCAAAACcccccaacagcgagagtttcgttcaataagctaaaattaattaAACGGTATAAACctaaaattgagtcaatacgacttaactgtagagtaaataaaACTCAtgcttaagtttttttttccacgtgccttacggaaactacctcaagccactttacctaaaattaggttattgaacggaacccccaaattgggtggaatgtggTTAattggattgttttgcggttccgtgtaagtAAGCGGAAAATGCCTTAGTGATTAggtttcaataaattttcataaaaactgtaaacaattttccacattgctaaaatcattttttcgatttaTGTAATACAATCGGCGGCATGATTACAATGTGATAACCGGCGCActgatcatctttttcttaaaATGGCGGCGTGGCGCGGCGGCGTACAGGTCTAATTATGTTCACCTCCCGGGCGCCTACGCAATATAATCCTGATCGTCTTCATCATCATGTTCCTCCTCATCGTCGTGGTCGTAATCCTTCTTTCTGCGAGAATATGCCCGTTTCGAAGGGACCGGCATTTGATCGGTTTCACCGTGTAAGAGAGAATTTTTATACGTCATCAATGGTTGCCAGTCTTCGGATCGGCTGGATGGAATGCCGGCGTTTAATCGACGCTCCAGAAAGCTAAGACTGAAAACAAAattacaaacttagtttcaacatTCACCAATCAAAACCCAGTTAACTCACATCAATTTCTTATCTTGTTTGATAAGTTTATTTGTCAACTCAGCTAGCACCTCAAGAAAGGCAATGCACGGAGGCGGTGCTGACGGGTCTTCGAATGCTTCATTTGGAACGGTTACGGCAAACAGAATGCCGGCCCGATGAAAAACTGTGATAGCTTCTCGGTTCTTCACGGCATCCAAACCGAACGAAAGAGCGAAACGCTTAGCCAACTCTTTCAAATCTTGGAATTCCTGAGAGTTCTTGGAAACGCGGCCCGCCGGAGAGGCTTCCTGGATGTCTTTGAACATGTTGATTAAACTCAAACACATGGTCAGCGCACAGTTAACCTTGTTGATTTCACGCGTCTTCCCCAAAGTCGTTTTGATGATGTCACCGTACTCGTTGTAACACTGAAATTCCGAAAAACAGTTTTACCAGAGGTTCGTAAGTAACCagaaattcatttgaatttacccTTAAATAATGCTTGAAGATCTCTGAAGCCGACTTCATCGGTAAGATATTATAGACAATCAACTTGCAATAAGCAGCTAAGAAGTTCCTTCTTTTGTGCAACTCCTCAATTCGGGTTTCATCATGGCCTTCCTCCTGTTCCGGAGAGAACACATTCGTCTGCACAAATTCATTCAGCAGTGCTTGCTGTTCCGGACTGGGAATGTAGACCAATTGACGAATCGATTCATTCGGGTGGGTAACCAACTGATCACTGAAGACCACCAACAAATCACAAATCGACATGTAAGCTGCTTCCACTATCGGCGCGACTTCGTAGGACATCAGGTTGTTGCAAGCACTCAAATACTTTTTTAGGTTTTCTCGCAATTCATCGACTTCCGACGCCGCAGATCGATCCATTGTATTTTCCAAATAGTATAGACCCCATTTGATCGAGAAGAAGCACGCCTCAATACAATAGACGAGTGCCTCGTGGGGAATTCCGTTGTCCCCCGCATTCTCCGAAAGACTTTCCTCGATATCCTGATAAAGTGAATCGAACAGATTCCATGGATTCAAATTGTGACATGAGTAGAGAATGGACACTTTTTTCAGACTGATGTTGACATTGTAAATCTCATCCTCGTTTGGCGTTTCCTCGCCGGCAATCAAATTACGATAGTCGTCGATCGCTTCCTTGTAGCGATTGACACACTCATCGATAACATTCGACCGGGCCACGTCACAGCGCGTGTAGATAGCACTGCCCTCGGTGCAAAGAAACTCGAACGTTTTCGAGCAGGTGTCCAACACATCACGATCCACGTGAATCGACATGATGTGTGTCATTTTATCCAACAAAGTTTGCAAATTTGCCTCCTGTCGTGTCGTAGTGTACAGCTCCAGATCAAAGTATTGAGGAATAGCCAACAGATTCGTTAACTTTTCGCTATCCGCACTGTACTTATTGAGCAACAGCGGAAGGGTGTGAATGAAATGTTCcgttagtttttgtttgtcatCCTGAACTTGTTTGATCTCTTTCGCACTGAGTGTGAGCTTTCGACTGCTACCCCGTCCTACCGGAGGTTCTCCTGTGGCAGCCTGTCTTACTGCACTAACCATTATCTCTATTAAGGTCGATTCCTGTTTGTTGTCCAGCGTTTCCTCCATCTGTCCCGGTTCTTCCAGCAGCAAATCCGTCATACACTCCCAATCCTTCACCATCGGATTGCTATCGATGAACGAATCGACCAGATAGGCGCCGTGTTCGTGCAATTCGGATTCAATGAAGAACTGAACCAAATCGCGCAAAAGTGGTGTATTCGAAAGGCGCTGTTTGCCCCGTTTCGTGTAGGTAATCTGGGCGTCCGAATCAAGGCAGAACAAACGAACGTTCAGAAATTCTGCCGCTGCTTGAGCGACACCCCGGTGAGATGAGTACACCAATTCGTACACAATTTCACAATCCTTGTCCGTCAAAATGTCCTGATGTATCCTttagaagaataaaaaaatataatgagCAATTGACAATTACGCAGCGGTTCAGTCAGTGCTGGGAAAATCATTACAGAAAAAGATTTCAGAAATGTGTCCGGCGCGGGCGAAAGCACATTCATTCTTTTGATCATAGGTTTTAAAATAATTACTGGTATTTAATTGGActatatttttttcgattttgaagacttgtgagctgagctgaagt comes from Malaya genurostris strain Urasoe2022 chromosome 3, Malgen_1.1, whole genome shotgun sequence and encodes:
- the LOC131435070 gene encoding cohesin subunit SA-1, which codes for MQRRGGKRIRMDEPPPDFDEPLDLPYPNEPHNESWSSGGAGEGPSEDAHPEEQTGRGRGGRMTRLRARGGVPLKAPIIDEDDDDIFFGARFEQQQKKRKAPRKPRGEGAPKEPREKRERAYHHDNEERVVVTDRESTTDETSLYFILRHSKSAITGIVDDWIESYKVDKDSALIALMNFFVHASGCKGKITPEMQQTMEHTAIIRKMTEEFDEDSHEYPLIMPGQQWKKFKMNFCDFVQTLVKQCQYSIIYDQFLMDNVISLLTGLSDSQVRAFRHTATLAAMKLMTALVDVALLVSVNFDNAARQYDAERLKTRDKRAPDRLESLMGKRTELEENMDEIKNMLTYMFKSVFVHRYRDTLPEIRAICMSEIGIWMQKFSQNFLDDSYLKYIGWTLHDKVGEVRLRCLQALLPLYENEELKGKLELFTSKFKDRIVAMTLDKEFEAAVHAVKLVINILKIHQDILTDKDCEIVYELVYSSHRGVAQAAAEFLNVRLFCLDSDAQITYTKRGKQRLSNTPLLRDLVQFFIESELHEHGAYLVDSFIDSNPMVKDWECMTDLLLEEPGQMEETLDNKQESTLIEIMVSAVRQAATGEPPVGRGSSRKLTLSAKEIKQVQDDKQKLTEHFIHTLPLLLNKYSADSEKLTNLLAIPQYFDLELYTTTRQEANLQTLLDKMTHIMSIHVDRDVLDTCSKTFEFLCTEGSAIYTRCDVARSNVIDECVNRYKEAIDDYRNLIAGEETPNEDEIYNVNISLKKVSILYSCHNLNPWNLFDSLYQDIEESLSENAGDNGIPHEALVYCIEACFFSIKWGLYYLENTMDRSAASEVDELRENLKKYLSACNNLMSYEVAPIVEAAYMSICDLLVVFSDQLVTHPNESIRQLVYIPSPEQQALLNEFVQTNVFSPEQEEGHDETRIEELHKRRNFLAAYCKLIVYNILPMKSASEIFKHYLRCYNEYGDIIKTTLGKTREINKVNCALTMCLSLINMFKDIQEASPAGRVSKNSQEFQDLKELAKRFALSFGLDAVKNREAITVFHRAGILFAVTVPNEAFEDPSAPPPCIAFLEVLAELTNKLIKQDKKLILSFLERRLNAGIPSSRSEDWQPLMTYKNSLLHGETDQMPVPSKRAYSRRKKDYDHDDEEEHDDEDDQDYIA